A window of the Pangasianodon hypophthalmus isolate fPanHyp1 chromosome 12, fPanHyp1.pri, whole genome shotgun sequence genome harbors these coding sequences:
- the LOC117596029 gene encoding inactive histone-lysine N-methyltransferase 2E-like isoform X1 — MSFMSRVSVCGRSFSMCSASSCGTHNTSIFKKQRPVYRLCEMKLRRRRRDNPKQEAEYFTSAAKDKEGFDVKYINSFIGRGVFSCVHFDKGDFLLEYRGQLINKAECERRQKLYHDAMKAFMYEFRFNGRLLCVDASREDGSLGRLVNDDHISPNSKMKIITVEGKPHLCLFATRSIDPGEEITYDYGNSELPWRNKIVAEEHQLPPEENSTMALSEARRVKDNQSLSQHQAVSEADPFTPVTEDTQAAINQTEQNIAGAVTEVTSELTSVMDKLETDVPGGETEKNIAGAVTEVTSELTSVMDKLETDVPGGETEKNTAGTITEVTTVLTTIKDKMEPEVPRKETEKITIVKEQSGPEEKDTIAPSEKTEKNCKHEMVFTTVSSMNKCAACVGPVASLKWIGLRCKVCNCFWHKSCFVKLIKNESLSWLPNPRRYLVWECRLCHGCQTQNPDPTVVFI, encoded by the exons ATGTCATTCATGTCACGTGTCTCGGTTTGTGGGCGGAGTTTCTCTATGTGCAGCGCGTCATCATGCGGAACTCATAATACgtcaatctttaaaaaacag CGCCCGGTGTACAGACTGTGTGAGATgaagctgaggaggaggaggagagacaatCCCAAACAGGAGGCTGAATATTTCACATCTGCTGCCAAAGACAAGGAGGGATTTgatgtgaaatatataaattcatttatag GACGTGGAGTATTCagttgtgttcattttgataaGGGAGATTTTCTTTTGGAGTACAGAGGACAACTCATAAACAAAGCTGAATGTGAACGACGACAGAAGTTATATCACGATGCCATGAAAGCGTTCATGTATGAATTCCGTTTCAATGGAAGACTCTTATG TGTCGATGCTTCCAGAGAAGATGGTTCCCTTGGGAGACTTGTCAATGATGACCACATCAgcccaaacagcaaaatgaaaataatcactgtagaGGGAAAGCctcatctgtgtttatttgcgACTAGGAGCATCGACCCTGGAGAAGAAATCACATACGACTATGGCAATTCTGAGCTGCCTTGGAGAAATAAG ATTGTAGCTGAAGAACACCAACTGCCACCAGAGGAAAACAGCACTATGGCATTGAGTGAGGCCAGGAGGGTGAAAGACAATCAGTCTCTGTCACAGCACCAG GCTGTTTCTGAGGCAGACCCCTTTACCCCTGTGACCGAAGATACCCAGGCAGCCATCAACCAAACAGAACAG aatatagctggagccgtcactgaggttacatcagagctgacgtctgtgatggacaagttggagactgatgttccgggtggagagacagaaaag aatatagctggagccgtcactgaggttacatcagagctgacgtctgtgatggacaagttggagactgatgttccaggaggagagacagaaaag aatacAGCTGGAACCATTACTGAGGTTACAACAGTGCTGACGACTATAAAGGACAAGATGGAGCCTGAGGTTCCAAGaaaggagacagaaaag ATTACCATTGTGAAGGAGCAATCTGGGCCTGAGGAAAAAGATACAATAGCACCaagtgagaaaacagaaaaa AATTGTAAACATGAAATGGTCTTCACAACTGTTTCGAGCATGAACAAATGTGCAGCATGTGTTGGACCTGTAGCATCACTCAAATGGATTGGTCTGAGATGCAAAG tcTGCAATTGTTTTTGGCACAAGTCCTGCTTTGTAAAACTTATTAAGAATGAGTCACTATCATGG CTTCCAAACCCCAGGAGATATCTGGTGTGGGAATGTAGACTCTGCCATGGCTGCCAAACCCAAAACCCTGACCCTACCGTGGTGTTCATTTAG
- the LOC117596029 gene encoding inactive histone-lysine N-methyltransferase 2E-like isoform X3: MEPSRPVYRLCEMKLRRRRRDNPKQEAEYFTSAAKDKEGFDVKYINSFIGRGVFSCVHFDKGDFLLEYRGQLINKAECERRQKLYHDAMKAFMYEFRFNGRLLCVDASREDGSLGRLVNDDHISPNSKMKIITVEGKPHLCLFATRSIDPGEEITYDYGNSELPWRNKIVAEEHQLPPEENSTMALSEARRVKDNQSLSQHQAVSEADPFTPVTEDTQAAINQTEQNIAGAVTEVTSELTSVMDKLETDVPGGETEKNIAGAVTEVTSELTSVMDKLETDVPGGETEKNTAGTITEVTTVLTTIKDKMEPEVPRKETEKITIVKEQSGPEEKDTIAPSEKTEKNCKHEMVFTTVSSMNKCAACVGPVASLKWIGLRCKVCNCFWHKSCFVKLIKNESLSWLPNPRRYLVWECRLCHGCQTQNPDPTVVFI; encoded by the exons ATGGAGCCCTCG CGCCCGGTGTACAGACTGTGTGAGATgaagctgaggaggaggaggagagacaatCCCAAACAGGAGGCTGAATATTTCACATCTGCTGCCAAAGACAAGGAGGGATTTgatgtgaaatatataaattcatttatag GACGTGGAGTATTCagttgtgttcattttgataaGGGAGATTTTCTTTTGGAGTACAGAGGACAACTCATAAACAAAGCTGAATGTGAACGACGACAGAAGTTATATCACGATGCCATGAAAGCGTTCATGTATGAATTCCGTTTCAATGGAAGACTCTTATG TGTCGATGCTTCCAGAGAAGATGGTTCCCTTGGGAGACTTGTCAATGATGACCACATCAgcccaaacagcaaaatgaaaataatcactgtagaGGGAAAGCctcatctgtgtttatttgcgACTAGGAGCATCGACCCTGGAGAAGAAATCACATACGACTATGGCAATTCTGAGCTGCCTTGGAGAAATAAG ATTGTAGCTGAAGAACACCAACTGCCACCAGAGGAAAACAGCACTATGGCATTGAGTGAGGCCAGGAGGGTGAAAGACAATCAGTCTCTGTCACAGCACCAG GCTGTTTCTGAGGCAGACCCCTTTACCCCTGTGACCGAAGATACCCAGGCAGCCATCAACCAAACAGAACAG aatatagctggagccgtcactgaggttacatcagagctgacgtctgtgatggacaagttggagactgatgttccgggtggagagacagaaaag aatatagctggagccgtcactgaggttacatcagagctgacgtctgtgatggacaagttggagactgatgttccaggaggagagacagaaaag aatacAGCTGGAACCATTACTGAGGTTACAACAGTGCTGACGACTATAAAGGACAAGATGGAGCCTGAGGTTCCAAGaaaggagacagaaaag ATTACCATTGTGAAGGAGCAATCTGGGCCTGAGGAAAAAGATACAATAGCACCaagtgagaaaacagaaaaa AATTGTAAACATGAAATGGTCTTCACAACTGTTTCGAGCATGAACAAATGTGCAGCATGTGTTGGACCTGTAGCATCACTCAAATGGATTGGTCTGAGATGCAAAG tcTGCAATTGTTTTTGGCACAAGTCCTGCTTTGTAAAACTTATTAAGAATGAGTCACTATCATGG CTTCCAAACCCCAGGAGATATCTGGTGTGGGAATGTAGACTCTGCCATGGCTGCCAAACCCAAAACCCTGACCCTACCGTGGTGTTCATTTAG
- the LOC117596029 gene encoding inactive histone-lysine N-methyltransferase 2E-like isoform X2: MSFMSRVSVCGRSFSMCSASSCGTHNTSIFKKQRPVYRLCEMKLRRRRRDNPKQEAEYFTSAAKDKEGFDVKYINSFIGRGVFSCVHFDKGDFLLEYRGQLINKAECERRQKLYHDAMKAFMYEFRFNGRLLCVDASREDGSLGRLVNDDHISPNSKMKIITVEGKPHLCLFATRSIDPGEEITYDYGNSELPWRNKIVAEEHQLPPEENSTMALSEARRVKDNQSLSQHQAVSEADPFTPVTEDTQAAINQTEQNIAGAVTEVTSELTSVMDKLETDVPGGETEKNIAGAVTEVTSELTSVMDKLETDVPGGETEKNTAGTITEVTTVLTTIKDKMEPEVPRKETEKITIVKEQSGPEEKDTIAPSEKTEKNCKHEMVFTTVSSMNKCAACVGPVASLKWIGLRCKVCNCFWHKSCFVKLIKNESLSWGCRRITHQKKPKLDVLVVFSKLYMWF, translated from the exons ATGTCATTCATGTCACGTGTCTCGGTTTGTGGGCGGAGTTTCTCTATGTGCAGCGCGTCATCATGCGGAACTCATAATACgtcaatctttaaaaaacag CGCCCGGTGTACAGACTGTGTGAGATgaagctgaggaggaggaggagagacaatCCCAAACAGGAGGCTGAATATTTCACATCTGCTGCCAAAGACAAGGAGGGATTTgatgtgaaatatataaattcatttatag GACGTGGAGTATTCagttgtgttcattttgataaGGGAGATTTTCTTTTGGAGTACAGAGGACAACTCATAAACAAAGCTGAATGTGAACGACGACAGAAGTTATATCACGATGCCATGAAAGCGTTCATGTATGAATTCCGTTTCAATGGAAGACTCTTATG TGTCGATGCTTCCAGAGAAGATGGTTCCCTTGGGAGACTTGTCAATGATGACCACATCAgcccaaacagcaaaatgaaaataatcactgtagaGGGAAAGCctcatctgtgtttatttgcgACTAGGAGCATCGACCCTGGAGAAGAAATCACATACGACTATGGCAATTCTGAGCTGCCTTGGAGAAATAAG ATTGTAGCTGAAGAACACCAACTGCCACCAGAGGAAAACAGCACTATGGCATTGAGTGAGGCCAGGAGGGTGAAAGACAATCAGTCTCTGTCACAGCACCAG GCTGTTTCTGAGGCAGACCCCTTTACCCCTGTGACCGAAGATACCCAGGCAGCCATCAACCAAACAGAACAG aatatagctggagccgtcactgaggttacatcagagctgacgtctgtgatggacaagttggagactgatgttccgggtggagagacagaaaag aatatagctggagccgtcactgaggttacatcagagctgacgtctgtgatggacaagttggagactgatgttccaggaggagagacagaaaag aatacAGCTGGAACCATTACTGAGGTTACAACAGTGCTGACGACTATAAAGGACAAGATGGAGCCTGAGGTTCCAAGaaaggagacagaaaag ATTACCATTGTGAAGGAGCAATCTGGGCCTGAGGAAAAAGATACAATAGCACCaagtgagaaaacagaaaaa AATTGTAAACATGAAATGGTCTTCACAACTGTTTCGAGCATGAACAAATGTGCAGCATGTGTTGGACCTGTAGCATCACTCAAATGGATTGGTCTGAGATGCAAAG tcTGCAATTGTTTTTGGCACAAGTCCTGCTTTGTAAAACTTATTAAGAATGAGTCACTATCATGG GGATGCAGAAGGATCACCCACCAAAAGAAGCCAAAGCTGGATGTTCTGGTTGTATTTTCCAAGTTATATATGTGgttttga